The following are encoded together in the Cicer arietinum cultivar CDC Frontier isolate Library 1 chromosome 2, Cicar.CDCFrontier_v2.0, whole genome shotgun sequence genome:
- the LOC101497678 gene encoding glycerol-3-phosphate dehydrogenase [NAD(+)] 2, chloroplastic — protein sequence MASVISKPSSHSHSHYSTTNPLFSSSKFHYYLHNNASKFYAFPSKSTISVTLTHPPSRATNDFHSFSTQESDPVMESDIDPTRDRRRVVRVAWEKLVRWSRSWRSKSNTDVLQRTNKVVVLGGGSFGTAMAAHVADRKDQLEVVMLVRDPQVCSSINERRCNCNYFPNHRLPENVVATTDAKSALHNADYCFHAVPVQFSAAFLESVADYVDPGLPFISLSKGLELNTLRTMAQVIPQALRNPRQPFVALSGPSFALEIMNKLPTAMVVASKDQKLANAVQQLLASNHLRISTSSDVTGVEIAGALKNVLAIAAGIVVGMNLGNNSMAALVSQGCSEIRWLATKMGAKPTTITGLSGTGDIMLTCFVDLSRNRTVGVRLGSGEKLENILNSMNQVAEGVSTAGAVIALAQKYNVKMPVLTAVARIIDNELTPKKAVYELMSLPQVEEV from the exons ATGGCTTCTGTAATATCAAAACCATCAtcacattcacattcacattaTTCAACAACAAACCCATTATtctcttcttcaaaatttcactattaTCTTCACAACAATGCTTCAAAGTTTTACGCTTTCCcttcaaaatcaacaatttcTGTCACCCTCACTCACCCTCCTTCTCGTGCTACAAATGATTTTCATTCCTTTTCTACTCAAGAATCCGACCCGGTTATGGAATCGGATATTGACCCGACCCGTGATAGGAGAAGGGTTGTTAGGGTGGCGTGGGAGAAATTGGTTCGTTGGTCAAGGTCTTGGCGCTCCAAGTCTAACACTGATGTTCTCCAACGCACTAACAAG GTGGTAGTGCTTGGAGGGGGATCGTTTGGGACGGCAATGGCTGCTCATGTTGCAGACAGAAAGGATCAGTTAGAGGTCGTCATGCTTGTTCGAGATCCTCAAGTTTGCTCGTCTATCAATGAAAGGCGCTGCAATTG TAACTACTTCCCGAATCACAGGCTGCCAGAAAATGTAGTCGCAACAACTGATGCAAAATCTGCTTTGCATAATGCGGATTACTGCTTTCATGCAGTGCCTGTTCAG TTCAGCGCAGCTTTTCTCGAGAGTGTGGCTGATTATGTTGATCCAGGTTTGCCATTCATATCTCTCAGTAAAGGCCTGGAGCTTAATACACTAAGAACAATGGCTCAAGTTATTCCTCAAGCACTACGAAACCCTCGCCAGCCTTTTGTTGCACTGTCAGGGCCTTCTTTTGCTCTGGAAATAATGAACAAGCTACCTACAG CAATGGTTGTGGCATCGAAAGACCAAAAATTGGCAAATGCAGTTCAGCAGCTACTAGCTTCAAATCATTTAAGAATCAGCACATCAAG TGATGTTACAGGAGTCGAAATAGCAGGTGCCCTCAAGAATGTACTAGCAATAGCAGCTGGGATTGTAGTAGGTATGAATCTTGGTAACAACTCAATGGCTGCTCTTGTCTCACAGGGCTGTTCCGAAATACGGTGGCTTGCAACAAAG ATGGGTGCAAAGCCAACTACAATAACCGGTCTGTCAGGAACTGGAGACATTATGCTTACATGTTTTGTCGACCTTTCGAGAAATAGAACTGTTGGTGTGCGTCTTGGATCAGGCGAAAAGCTTGAGAACATACTTAATTCCATGAATCAG GTAGCAGAAGGCGTCTCAACGGCTGGAGCTGTGATTGCTTTGGCGCAGAAATATAATGTCAAGATGCCAGTATTGACAGCAGTCGCTCGTATCATTGACAATGAACTTACTCCTAAAAAAGCTGTTTATGAGTTAATGAGCCTCCCTCAG GTTGAAGAAGTATGA